From Acidimicrobiales bacterium, a single genomic window includes:
- a CDS encoding ATP-binding cassette domain-containing protein yields MTRVLVFAFLSIPLIGAFGMFSLGIVVIYRASRVLNLAHGAMAMAPAYAYYSLTELGLPPVVALVLGVAVGAALGVGVEWAFVRRLRRQGPTAQTVGTVAVTGLLIALVGKLYGTGTIAAPTIFPADVLRVGGAGVRIGDLGLLVCGIAACAALFAFLQFTEFGLAMRGAAQNRAAALLMGIDPNRAASAAWALGGGLAAFAGILLASVTNLSPYTLSLQVLPAFVAALIGGLESLPGAMGGSVVAGLAFGIVPAMSSLPGFKRIFQLTGAPQLVLTVLAVAVMVTRGRRFSGSDSAEAGLTESTGGGASGDRTRTAQVALVCGVALLVAWPWLVPFSVLGSSLLAIEYAVIAVSLVLLTGWVGQISLAHASFVGLGALMTGMAARELGIGFPLNVIAGVVAASAVATGLGAVALRVRGLYLAVATLIFAWMADAFLFQSPWVGIKGGNSTIPNQHIGRPGGFPSLDLTNRRAVFLTLVVVLVLVIVGMANLRDTRTGRAFSAVRGSEMAAAALGIDVVRYKLVAFALSGALAGLGGALIMVEQRTVVPSQFLFTVSLQYLAIAVVGGLASLPGAVAAGVVFASLNEVFFRVDFLSGWLDVVSAALLALVLLAYPGGLAAGGRRLRAAIRVVEDRVEARVEPLAESVAAWLRRRRERGAEVSPADAPSEIAEAPSSATFDWYTRARGPTAEAAPADGDAVHLQTETPRMPLSFAARDPLAPVPRADRTLLLEASGIEVRFGGLTAVADASLEVREGEIVGLIGPNGAGKTTLFNAVLGLNEPAAGTITMYGRDVTALPAHVRAAMGVARTFQVLQLFNELTVFDNLLVATHLQNDSGLFANLVASSGTLAAENRARRRVQDVLELLALEGVADEYARNLPFGILRMVELGRALVTGAGLMLLDEAASGLNDAETDRLMDVVRGVRDLGVSVLLIEHDVRMVTKLSDYVYVLDQGRMLAHGEPDSVRRHPGVIAAYLGAEATAPEQPRARRSRLARTGAEL; encoded by the coding sequence ATGACACGGGTACTGGTCTTCGCCTTCCTGTCGATCCCTCTGATCGGCGCGTTCGGCATGTTCTCGTTGGGCATCGTCGTCATCTATCGCGCATCTCGGGTGTTGAACCTGGCCCACGGCGCCATGGCAATGGCACCCGCGTATGCGTATTACTCCTTGACGGAGCTGGGACTGCCGCCGGTGGTGGCCCTCGTGCTCGGCGTGGCGGTCGGTGCAGCGCTGGGCGTCGGGGTCGAGTGGGCGTTCGTGCGGCGGCTCCGACGCCAGGGCCCCACGGCACAGACCGTCGGCACGGTGGCCGTCACGGGCTTGCTCATCGCGTTGGTGGGCAAGCTGTACGGCACCGGCACGATCGCCGCGCCGACGATCTTCCCGGCCGACGTGTTGCGGGTAGGCGGTGCGGGCGTTCGTATCGGCGACCTCGGCCTCTTGGTGTGCGGCATCGCCGCGTGCGCCGCGCTGTTCGCCTTCCTGCAGTTCACCGAGTTCGGCCTCGCCATGCGCGGGGCAGCGCAGAACCGTGCCGCTGCGTTGCTGATGGGCATCGACCCCAATCGCGCCGCGTCGGCCGCGTGGGCACTTGGCGGCGGTCTCGCTGCCTTTGCCGGGATCCTGCTGGCATCGGTCACCAATCTCAGCCCGTACACGTTGTCGCTGCAGGTGCTCCCGGCCTTCGTCGCCGCCCTGATCGGCGGACTGGAGAGCCTGCCGGGCGCTATGGGCGGCTCCGTCGTCGCAGGGTTGGCGTTCGGCATCGTGCCGGCGATGAGCTCACTGCCGGGCTTCAAGCGCATCTTCCAGCTCACCGGTGCGCCGCAGTTGGTCCTGACGGTGCTCGCGGTGGCCGTGATGGTGACCCGTGGTCGCCGTTTCTCCGGCAGCGACAGCGCCGAGGCGGGTTTGACGGAGTCCACCGGGGGCGGGGCGTCCGGCGATCGCACGCGCACGGCGCAGGTGGCATTGGTGTGTGGCGTGGCGCTGCTGGTGGCGTGGCCGTGGCTCGTTCCCTTCTCCGTGCTCGGGAGCTCGCTGCTGGCGATCGAGTACGCCGTCATCGCCGTGTCGCTCGTGCTCCTGACGGGATGGGTCGGCCAAATTTCGCTGGCCCACGCCAGCTTCGTCGGCCTCGGTGCGCTGATGACGGGCATGGCGGCGCGCGAACTGGGCATCGGGTTCCCGCTCAACGTGATCGCGGGGGTCGTGGCCGCGTCGGCCGTGGCGACGGGGCTCGGCGCGGTCGCGTTGCGGGTGCGCGGCCTGTACCTCGCCGTGGCGACCCTGATCTTCGCCTGGATGGCCGATGCCTTCCTGTTCCAGTCGCCGTGGGTCGGCATCAAAGGCGGCAACTCGACCATCCCCAACCAGCACATCGGGCGTCCTGGTGGCTTCCCCTCGCTCGACCTCACGAACCGCCGCGCCGTGTTCCTGACGCTGGTGGTGGTGCTCGTGCTCGTGATCGTCGGCATGGCGAACCTGCGCGACACCCGCACGGGCCGGGCCTTCTCGGCCGTCAGGGGTTCGGAGATGGCGGCGGCGGCATTGGGGATCGACGTCGTGCGCTACAAGCTCGTCGCCTTCGCACTGTCGGGGGCATTGGCCGGCCTCGGGGGAGCGCTGATCATGGTCGAGCAGCGGACCGTCGTCCCGTCGCAGTTCCTGTTCACGGTGTCGCTCCAGTACCTCGCCATCGCGGTCGTGGGTGGCCTGGCGAGCCTCCCGGGCGCCGTCGCTGCCGGGGTGGTGTTTGCCAGCCTCAACGAGGTCTTCTTCCGCGTCGACTTCCTGTCCGGCTGGCTCGACGTCGTGTCGGCAGCGCTGTTGGCTCTCGTGCTGCTGGCATACCCCGGTGGGCTGGCGGCGGGTGGACGCCGGCTCCGCGCCGCCATTCGGGTCGTGGAAGACCGAGTGGAAGCACGGGTGGAGCCTCTGGCCGAGAGCGTGGCGGCGTGGCTGCGGCGCCGGCGGGAGAGGGGCGCAGAGGTGTCGCCTGCCGACGCTCCGTCCGAGATCGCCGAGGCCCCGTCCTCGGCAACCTTCGACTGGTACACCCGTGCGCGCGGGCCGACAGCGGAAGCAGCTCCGGCCGACGGCGATGCCGTTCACCTCCAAACGGAGACCCCGCGGATGCCTCTGTCGTTTGCTGCTCGCGACCCCCTGGCGCCCGTTCCCCGCGCGGACCGGACGCTGCTCCTCGAGGCGTCGGGCATCGAGGTCCGCTTCGGCGGCCTCACCGCCGTCGCCGACGCTTCGCTCGAGGTGCGGGAGGGCGAGATCGTCGGGCTCATCGGCCCCAATGGTGCTGGGAAGACCACCTTGTTCAACGCCGTGCTGGGGCTCAACGAGCCCGCCGCCGGGACGATCACCATGTACGGGCGCGATGTCACCGCGTTGCCCGCGCACGTGCGAGCAGCCATGGGCGTGGCCCGCACCTTTCAGGTGCTCCAGCTCTTCAACGAGCTCACCGTCTTCGACAACCTCCTCGTGGCCACCCACCTGCAGAACGACTCCGGGCTGTTCGCCAACCTCGTGGCGTCGTCGGGCACGCTTGCCGCCGAGAACCGGGCGCGCCGCCGGGTGCAGGACGTGCTGGAACTCCTTGCCCTCGAAGGCGTTGCCGACGAGTACGCCAGGAACCTCCCGTTCGGCATCCTCCGCATGGTGGAGCTGGGCCGGGCGCTGGTGACGGGAGCCGGGCTCATGCTGCTCGACGAAGCAGCATCGGGCCTCAACGACGCCGAGACCGATCGCCTGATGGACGTCGTCCGCGGCGTCCGAGACCTCGGCGTGTCGGTCCTCCTGATCGAGCACGACGTGCGCATGGTGACGAAGCTCTCCGACTACGTGTACGTGCTCGACCAAGGGC
- a CDS encoding ABC transporter substrate-binding protein, with protein MFVAGMLVGMASMFEVVPATSLRAAGGDGDALSAGGDPELLGEAGEAAGPSAGGPAGATGSTGGRPGAGGPAGAGAGGGAGNPNATCDRGGNGGKTDRGVAADKISLATTVVNSGPGAAFQAEMKDAMEAVVRATNRAGGVCGRLINITYKDDGWDAQRGGQYLRNFIDEGVFAIAVGASSEGVGAVIETGDLEKTKTPVVGSDGLEISQYRKGDKAQPWVWPVATATVSSARVMANEAYKRGARDFGVVFDKTYKFGEEGAAAFRAEVGRLSGAKPIGNACDSRFCGVQVGQNSYSGEVAQFYRDPPDFIALFLEPETALTWMKDPNAVSANNSRVPHGYGAAQPLFTNKFGVDCGAKCDQMQVWTGFKPYIEQYENDPAVRAYVEAMKAVKPNVDFYNQFSQGAYVGMQLLVQALREVGPTLTRDRLRASLDNMTIATGLTIQDKVSFTPTTRFANVTMQGFVMQHKGGWGRWRAGPAVQDPRPESGTS; from the coding sequence GTGTTCGTTGCCGGGATGCTGGTGGGCATGGCATCGATGTTCGAGGTGGTCCCGGCGACATCGTTGCGCGCCGCCGGAGGCGATGGCGACGCGCTGAGCGCGGGCGGTGATCCCGAGCTCCTCGGCGAGGCGGGGGAGGCTGCCGGCCCGTCCGCAGGCGGTCCCGCAGGCGCGACGGGGTCAACCGGAGGGCGGCCGGGCGCCGGGGGGCCTGCCGGGGCGGGGGCGGGTGGCGGCGCGGGCAACCCAAATGCCACGTGTGATCGCGGCGGCAACGGCGGCAAGACGGACCGCGGCGTCGCCGCCGACAAGATCAGCCTGGCGACCACCGTCGTCAACTCGGGACCCGGTGCCGCCTTCCAGGCCGAGATGAAGGACGCCATGGAAGCGGTGGTGCGCGCCACCAACCGCGCAGGCGGCGTCTGCGGCCGCCTCATCAACATCACCTACAAAGACGACGGGTGGGATGCCCAGCGCGGCGGCCAGTACCTGCGCAACTTCATCGACGAGGGCGTGTTCGCCATCGCCGTGGGCGCCAGCTCCGAAGGCGTGGGCGCAGTCATCGAGACCGGTGACCTCGAAAAGACGAAGACGCCGGTCGTGGGCTCCGACGGCCTTGAGATCTCGCAGTACCGGAAGGGCGACAAGGCGCAGCCGTGGGTCTGGCCGGTAGCCACCGCCACGGTGTCGTCGGCGCGGGTCATGGCCAACGAGGCCTACAAGCGTGGCGCGCGCGACTTCGGTGTCGTCTTCGACAAGACCTACAAGTTCGGCGAGGAGGGGGCGGCTGCGTTCAGGGCAGAGGTCGGCCGCCTCTCGGGAGCCAAGCCCATCGGCAACGCGTGCGACTCCCGCTTCTGCGGCGTGCAGGTGGGCCAGAACAGCTACTCCGGCGAAGTGGCGCAGTTCTACCGAGATCCACCCGACTTCATCGCGCTCTTCCTCGAGCCGGAGACGGCGTTGACGTGGATGAAGGACCCCAACGCGGTCTCCGCAAACAACTCGAGGGTGCCACATGGCTACGGGGCGGCCCAGCCGCTGTTCACCAACAAGTTCGGCGTCGACTGCGGCGCCAAGTGTGACCAGATGCAGGTGTGGACCGGCTTCAAGCCGTACATCGAGCAATACGAGAACGACCCGGCGGTGCGGGCCTACGTCGAGGCGATGAAGGCGGTCAAGCCGAACGTCGACTTCTACAACCAGTTCTCGCAGGGCGCCTACGTGGGCATGCAGCTGCTCGTACAAGCGCTGCGAGAGGTCGGTCCCACGCTCACCAGAGACCGCCTCCGGGCCTCGCTCGACAACATGACGATCGCCACCGGCCTCACCATCCAGGACAAGGTCTCGTTCACGCCGACTACGAGGTTCGCCAACGTCACGATGCAGGGCTTCGTGATGCAGCACAAGGGTGGTTGGGGCCGTTGGCGGGCCGGGCCCGCCGTGCAGGACCCGCGGCCCGAGTCCGGCACCTCCTGA